The DNA sequence cgatacgatagcaacaggctaaacgataggtatgctaacgtgacaaacacaaacgaagagctgagaatgggcctgacgtaacatatatagagttattaaagaaaacgattacatgaataacacgtttataaaatcctcggtgtcactccaattcattaaatccatcgatcgttctttgtcaacaatgggtgtgcgcggctgagggcgcttgcgcttcaaaatatcatATCACGGCTCATATCACGATAGATaatctatatttcaaataactataatataagcaataatagtatcaaaccatccgtgcactttaaatccattaaatccatcgatcaaattcctcgtcctttgtcaacatcgccgcgcgtgcgccctgacgtcagcctcgtctttattccacagatctagtatataactatattgtagcgtcaacaaagtacaaggatagacgtgggtttggtaaacggctctttattaaacaaaacaaacttccaagcgtgtggcggcgtggacttccagacacgagagctccatggcataggaccgggcgtgcgtcatggccatgtccgagccccatgcacccttcgcggacagccactcggtcgagggccggcccccgactcagtagagtaggaccgggcatgcgtaaaagccataatattttttcaaaccttctatgtcactccaaatccttaattccttcaaactctttgtcctctgtgtcacttagaaatggtcaccgctaatgatgccggtagtccttacctgggtacgtttgtcctttatgtaaacaaccgccgcgccgcgccgcgccgtgccactgacgtcacttgaaatagtaatctgttggtacatcacggttctccaaactttctttctggtgctcgattactgttttcagctgcatattttacaacttgaagtttgtaacctgcaaaatatgagtttctttttggtgccacttttcttaagcccacccagttgatgagtcacggccaacggtgaaatttagagcgccctcatccagttttgtctgaaaatataatttttttcagatgtagttttttgttttgtttatttggttgttttatcaaagtcaaagtctgctttattgtcgattttttttcatataccaagacacacaaagagattgaaattacgttcccactatccctcggtgagatagtacacatatgcatagaagcaacacaaaaaaaaacaagaaggcacaaacaatgaataaataagagtgttgaataaatgataaataaacaaataataataaataatattaataaatataagaggagcaaaaatggagcaagtgtacatacagcagacagtggacttggatatggtgctttaaagtgttaattgctttatttgatgttttctctatttttaatgttttgaatatgttcaagataaagatataaaagcgtgtgaagtgatcaactatactaaaaataacatgtgaagtggtcaactatacttgtaagtaagtgatgtcttaatgatcaagtaaaaatttgtgaaaaaaacatatacaagtcgctcctgagtgtaagtcgcccccccacccaaactatgaaaaaaacgcgacttatagtccagaaacaaaacaaaacaataattttaTTCTGTATTGTGTGTTTGTTGGACGCCGTGCTTCAATTTAGTGAAGAGTAAGCTTTACGAATCCTCCCTCTATTAGTGTGTTAAAATCTGTTCCATCACACACTATTTATTTCAAATAAGCGTATGGTGCACACATACTACATACAATTAAGGTGAATGACTCCCAACATTATTTGCAGGTGAGGAGGACACCAGCTCTCTGACACCATGGACAGAGGGTGGTTTATTGGACAAGAGAAGATTCTGCCTACAACATCTGTGCAGGAGACACATTTGTCTAGTGCTGGTAGAGTTTTTTCAAAGCCCTGTATAGCCATCAATCTGAATGAGATGCTAAGGCAAGTAAAAAATGATGTGGATAAGAGGCTGATTCCCATCCGCCCACCAGGTCCTAGAGTGTCAACGCCAAGCACTCGGGACTTCCACTCTTTCTTGTGTGAACCCATACCGAAATCCATCATCCGACGACGCTCACAGTCACTGCCGCCTACCACAGAGAAGAGAAGGAAATGCAGACATGTTGGTGTACGATTTATTGATTCCCTAGGCCTTGACCTGGAGGATATCAAGTTTTTCAAATCTGGAGACGAACCATCCATACCACAGCACGTCAGCTTTAGATTGCTGATGGCCGCAGAGTTGGCCGATGGTAACCAGTTGGAGATATCCTTGCCTTACTTAAAACCACTTTTTGACCAACAGACCAGCGATCATCCAGGATTTTTGCATCGTCTCTACAAGCACAAAGTGTGTCTCGAGAGAGTCTTGTGTTTTGAATTTGGTGTCATCGGAATTGCACAAGTGCTCAATCTAGATTTTGAAAAAGACGTAACAGCTCGCTATTCATTTACAGAGTGGAAGAGCTGTGCCGAAACTAAGGCCTCATGGGTCTCTACTACCACTAAGATCTGTGAAGGACGAGGTCAATTCACTTGTGATACGTTCCGTTTCCACTTGCCTGTCCCTCCATTCCTGCAGCCTGGGGCAATGTTAGAATTTGCCATCAAGTACGAGGTTTGTGGAGAGAAATACTGGGACAATAATCATGGAGAAAATTACAAGTTAGTTTGCCATAACTACAAGCACACTGTGCCCAAAGAATGTGAGCATAGCATGGTTCACTTTTTTTAAGATGCTGCCCCAAAAATGAAAAGCACACTTATTGAAAATGATTACTTCCTTGTGATATTGACTGTTCATTTTGgggaatgaatgaatcaatgaatgaatgaatgaatgcatgaataaataaataaataaataaataaacttttttttttttacacctagaCTCTGAATGATTTAGTTTTGAATCTGTGGGAGGAATCAACACTAACAGGAAATGCATCTATATTTATCGGCATTTTCCAGGTTAACCTACTATGTCCTTGTATGTTCCAGTGTTTTATTTGCACAAGAAAGCACATGAATGTTTGGACTTAAATTGGAAATGAGGTTCACAAAATGTCAATGTATCTATttaccaaaagcactttttttccATCTTACACTTAAGACaccttattttaaaaaaaagtttctcaAATCTTCCAAAATTCTAATGTATGTATTTGAGAGGGActaaaacaaatatatt is a window from the Syngnathus scovelli strain Florida chromosome 2, RoL_Ssco_1.2, whole genome shotgun sequence genome containing:
- the ppp1r3da gene encoding protein phosphatase 1, regulatory subunit 3Da, producing the protein MDRGWFIGQEKILPTTSVQETHLSSAGRVFSKPCIAINLNEMLRQVKNDVDKRLIPIRPPGPRVSTPSTRDFHSFLCEPIPKSIIRRRSQSLPPTTEKRRKCRHVGVRFIDSLGLDLEDIKFFKSGDEPSIPQHVSFRLLMAAELADGNQLEISLPYLKPLFDQQTSDHPGFLHRLYKHKVCLERVLCFEFGVIGIAQVLNLDFEKDVTARYSFTEWKSCAETKASWVSTTTKICEGRGQFTCDTFRFHLPVPPFLQPGAMLEFAIKYEVCGEKYWDNNHGENYKLVCHNYKHTVPKECEHSMVHFF